From one Physeter macrocephalus isolate SW-GA chromosome 18, ASM283717v5, whole genome shotgun sequence genomic stretch:
- the KLHL40 gene encoding kelch-like protein 40: MALGLEQAEEQRLYQQTLLQDGLKDMLDHGKFLDCVVRVGEREFPCHRLVLAACSPYFRARFLAEPERAGELRLEEVSPDVVAQVLHYLYTSEIALDEASVQDLFAAAHRFQIPSIFTICVSFLQKRLCLANCLAVFRLGLLLDCARLAVAARDFICARFSLVARDADFLGLSADELIAIISSDGLNVEKEEAVFEAVMRWASSGDAEGQAERQRSLPTVFESVRCRLLPRAFLECRVERHPLVRAQPELLRKVQMVKDAHEGRITVLRKKKEKGKEAAGAKATDKGTAEAKAEEDEEEAERVLPGILNDTLRFGMFLQDLIFMISEEGAVAYDPAANECYCATLSTQIPKNHVSLVTKENQVFVAGGLFYNEDNKEDPMSAYFLQFDHLDSEWLGMPPLPSPRCLFGLGEALNSIYVVGGRELKDDERSLDSVMCYDRLSFKWGESDPLPYAVYGHSVLSHMDLVYVIGGKGSDRKCLNKMCVYDPKKFEWRELAPMKTARSLFGATIHDGRIFVAAGVTDTGLTSSAEVYNIVDNKWAPFEAFPQERSSLSLVSLAGTLYAIGGFATLETESGELVPTELNDIWRYNEDEKKWNGVLREIAYAAGATFLPVRLNVLRLTKL; this comes from the exons ATGGCGTTGGGCTTGGAGCAGGCGGAGGAGCAGCGGCTGTACCAGCAGACGCTCCTGCAGGACGGGCTCAAGGACATGCTGGACCACGGCAAGTTCCTCGACTGCGTGGTGCGGGTGGGTGAGCGCGAGTTCCCATGCCACCGCCTGGTGCTGGCTGCCTGCAGCCCCTACTTCCGGGCGCGCTTCCTGGCCGAGCCCGAGCGCGCGGGCGAGCTGCGCCTGGAGGAGGTGTCCCCCGACGTGGTAGCCCAGGTGCTACACTACCTGTACACGTCAGAGATCGCGCTGGACGAGGCAAGCGTGCAGGACCTGTTCGCCGCGGCGCACCGCTTCCAGATCCCATCCATCTTCACCATCTGCGTGTCCTTCCTGCAGAAGCGTCTGTGCCTCGCCAACTGCCTGGCGGTCTTCCGCCTAGGCCTCCTGCTCGACTGCGCGCGCCTTGCCGTCGCCGCCCGCGACTTCATCTGCGCGCGCTTCTCGCTGGTGGCCCGCGACGCCGACTTCCTCGGGCTCTCGGCTGACGAGCTCATCGCCATCATCTCCAGCGATGGCCTCAACGTGGAGAAGGAGGAGGCCGTGTTCGAGGCGGTGATGAGATGGGCGAGCAGCGGCGACGCCGAGGGGCAGGCCGAGCGCCAGCGCTCGCTGCCCACCGTCTTCGAGAGCGTGCGTTGCCGCCTGCTGCCGCGCGCCTTCCTAGAGTGCCGCGTGGAGCGCCACCCTCTCGTGCGTGCCCAGCCCGAGCTGCTGCGCAAGGTGCAGATGGTGAAGGATGCACACGAGGGCCGCATCACCGTGCTGcgcaagaagaaggagaaggggaaggaggcagcGGGGGCCAAGGCCACTGACAAGGGCACAGCGGAAGCCAAGGcagaggaggatgaagaggaggcCGAGCGCGTCCTACCCGGGATCCTCAATGACACCCTGCGCTTTGGCATGTTCCTACAGGACCTCATCTTCATGATCAGTGAGGAGGGTGCCGTGGCCTATGACCCGGCAGCCAACGAGTGTTACTGTGCCACCCTCTCCACCCAGATCCCCAAGAACCACGTCAGTCTAGTGACCAAGGAGAACCAGGTCTTCGTGGCTGGGGGCCTTTTCTACAATGAGGACAACAAAGAGGACCCCATGAGTGCTTACTTCTTGCAG TTTGACCACCTGGACTCAGAGTGGCTGGGGATGCCGCCGCTGCCCTCGCCGCGCTGCCTCTTCGGCCTGGGAGAGGCTCTTAACTCCATCTACGTGGTCGGCGGCCGAGAGCTCAAGGACGACGAGCGCAGCCTGGACTCGGTCATGTGCTACGACAGGCT GTCGTTCAAATGGGGCGAATCGGACCCGCTGCCTTATGCCGTGTACGGCCACTCTGTGCTCTCCCATATGGACCTCGTCTACGTCATTGGCGGCAAAGGTAGCGACAG gaagtgCCTGAACAAGATGTGCGTCTATGACCCTAAGAAGTTCGAGTGGAGGGAGCTGGCCCCCATGAAGACTGCCCGCTCACTCTTCGGGGCCACCATCCATGATGGCCGTATTTTTGTGGCTGCTGGAGTCACAGACACAGGGCTGACCAGTTCAGCTGAGGTGTACAACATCGTGGACAACAA gtGGGCGCCCTTTGAGGCCTTCCCACAAGAGCGCAGCTCGCTCAGCCTGGTCAGCCTGGCGGGCACGCTCTATGCCATCGGCGGCTTTGCCACACTGGAGACTGAGTCCGGGGAGCTGGTTCCCACAGAGCTCAACGACATCTGGAG GTACAATGAGGATGAGAAGAAGTGGAACGGGGTCCTGCGGGAGATCGCCTATGCCGCCGGCGCCACCTTCCTGCCTGTACGGCTCAACGTGCTGCGCCTGACCAAGCTGTGA